One Tenebrio molitor chromosome 2, icTenMoli1.1, whole genome shotgun sequence genomic region harbors:
- the LOC138123188 gene encoding receptor-type tyrosine-protein phosphatase kappa-like: MGIQNNDLQFQCLKVLKHTSKSSYDRVNNNLIVDDVDMSYGDGYQVPGAYLVAQVPQRNEIPEFWKQIWKHQVEHIVLLDDSSATKYWPQRNKITFDDFYIVLVSCKIFADYEHRKFILTREDQLHQVDQYRYVSWPKEGLPLSAVNLVPFIQKLSTIPLSSEYPILIQCSSDLTGTGLVLLCDMCLRSAKRDGSVDVFRNFQRLVQYPHNWVSDDAAYYIFAHLVVMECLFGVDTSVSCKDLQPNLLKGKVQRDDKYLKATAWWDTTMTAVVRENSIYFKLIAPAKRNQVRLESYLPEMLNNSDIAKLNTVMVDGFRSPQKFTVTQQPTRTTLEAYWKLMQTANASAVILLHNTVSCSFWPDEDHPEVYPSESTTLYHQDTQSLDCGDLIKIKMMSESEANRTIEILLMKKWKIDSHRPESVPDFVKFCLKSEEILKRSSRVVVTCYDGVGASGLYLAMLYNMGKMKLEKTCDVCNAVRVVRSSNGQFMQKQEQLAFLWDAARSYLEEVGLHNEENIIRFQLPQIL, translated from the exons ATGGGGATACAAAACAACGACCTCCAGTTCCAATGTTTG AAAGTGCTCAAACATACGTCCAAGTCTTCGTACGACCGGGTTAACAACAATCTGATCGTGGACGATGTGGATATGAGCTATGGTGAC GGGTACCAGGTCCCGGGAGCTTATCTAGTGGCGCAGGTGCCCCAACGCAACGAAATCCCTGAGTTCTGGaaacaaatttggaaacaccaagTGGAGCACATAGTACTGTTGGATGACTCATCAGCCACG AAGTACTGGCCCCAAAGAAACAAGATCACGTTTGATGATTTCTACATCGTGTTAGTCTCttgcaaaatttttgccgACTACGAGCACAGAAAGTTCATTCTAACCCGCGAAGACCAACTGCACCAGGTGGATCAGTACCGTTACGTGTCGTGGCCTAAAGAAGGTCTGCCCCTCTCGGCCGTGAACTTGGTCCCTTTCATCCAGAAGCTGTCGACAATCCCCTTGAGTTCCGAATATCCGATTTTGATCCAGTGCAG TTCCGATCTGACAGGCACCGGCTTGGTTCTCTTGTGCGACATGTGTCTGAGGAGTGCCAAACGAGATGGAAGCGTTGACGTTTTCAGAAACTTCCAAAGATTGGTTCAGTACCCGCACAATTGGGTCAGCGACGATGCGGCGTACTACATCTTCGCGCATTTAGTCGTGATGGAGTGTCTGTTTGGAGTTGACACCTCCGTCAGTTGCAAGGATCTGCAGCCCAATCTACTCAAAGGGAAGGTCCAGAGAGATGACAAGTACCTGAAGGCCACGGCGTGGTGGGACACTACCATGACGGCTGTGGTGCGCGAAAACAGCATCTACTTCAAGCTCATCGCGCCTG CCAAAAGGAACCAAGTCAGACTAGAATCTTACTTGCCGGAAATGTTGAACAACTCAGACATCGCCAAACTCAACACTGTGATGGTTGATGGCTTCAGAAGTCCGCAAAAATTCACAGTGACCCAGCAGCCCACCCGCACCACTCTGGAAGCTTACTGGAAGCTGATGCAAACGGCGAATGCTTCCGCCGTCATCTTATTGCACAACACCGTCTCCTGTAGCTTCTGGCCCGACGAAGACCACCCAGAGGTGTACCCCTCAGAGTCCACGACTCTCTACCACCAAGACACGCAATCGCTGGACTGCGGAGACTTGATCAAGATAAAAATGATGTCTGAAAGTGAA GCGAATCGCACCATCGAGATACTCCTGATGAAGAAGTGGAAGATTGACAGTCACAGACCTGAGAGTGTGCCGGATTTCGTCAAGTTCTGTCTCAAGTCGGAGGAGATTCTGAAGAGGTCGAGTCGAGTGGTGGTCACTTGCTA TGATGGAGTCGGCGCGTCAGGTCTCTACCTCGCCATGTTGTACAACATGGGAAAAATGAAGTTGGAGAAGACGTGCGACGTTTGCAACGCCGTCAGGGTTGTGCGAAGCTCTAACGGACAATTCATGCAGAAACAG GAACAACTTGCTTTCTTGTGGGACGCCGCACGATCTTATTTGGAGGAAGTTGGGCTACACAACGAAGAAAACATTATACGTTTTCAGTTAcctcaaattttataa
- the LOC138122813 gene encoding tyrosine-protein phosphatase Lar-like — protein MDIKFTNLLIYFVSVVHRFSVLECRNVFFLVHNYDQAKSDCITNTSYGLSWIGEDETSAQSRSEIISKSEQNGRWERSLIESVKNKNERTVNALVLDHRWEAIPLVNVDEDTSQNFVPVNIKIANDFIPFSVRTVKYANIFFCDGDSVQHATCYSLKINAKDKVFEIDKFKNGHYKTKQNTTREMKYIVENEWSHFVVKNEKGKFVLMHVNKDNYEPVLDYEQITNITKIFIPRRKNTALWKFHEIRPLIFAGEEFKEMRFGPALDPTDGLICVSFFVVMDPQCVLTLKMSKANNQNEILKEQKYRGKINQWTGVTFSERLIKQEPVAFWLDYSGRNSQSAHLAIDNVTLCGQNDFRMISSTREAKCQLLTGDQNDVISLEDAENQATSDFNVAKEIQSLYKDSVAVPPPGPNISEDTSGDHSVPCHLISSRSCRRAKICEKYDNQVWCSCSVGSLGNDCVLIPEKVRNLNFVGIAPGTVRLEWKRPLHVYGDFSHYVVEYQFISYSKCSPNGASSPPKTLNVTVPFVELPHLITFAKYSFSVSAANSQFRGLSQTVFGTTPETHDVFDDETPEILAITPKNVSAQVELSSVECSKFRGPLWINVTTTCLNEWCRDTTSQNFQYESNSTLIVLPHLLPFSNYTLKIQFCRSKVSCSNIVKKRQFQTKAAAPGSVWSLLVYSKNDSTISFRWRHPYPPRGVLEYYRIDCGRISKRLQVNSSCALWPEYQCFTLSNLDKNKSYNISVRAKNKQSHDLGPPLYTKATTRVEPSDAPLDATIHWTPKDSLVLTWQHPNVANGDIKFFSISIVETENETNRFTKMLNATDKRYSLRYQYEARVHLLPSTRYTISISANNGCEGKEVTFEETSPPSTPKFETVPRISSVGDKIVLETVSIRNSTDQRVSQRRLYVMVLDKSENDFQFSELLNSSASRVVLECKLSSLFVSNLIIGDYRNVGDCDGHLNVSLQLGSCYNITIILTNSFANKRRQSSYFQFVCHSEQDGSLSMVLIYWPSSIALIFLLVVILYIAYRRKSARKHLENQEIELSNLLREGPNAWKDGERGVKIYSKPVKTTDFLDYVKSSWKNGDLVRQHKEILNEGSTYETITENLWLDYIDTEFMDGQQVRKSHLAGKVPEPHQFALFWKLIWNENITHIVLLDNCYDGDETSAGSYWLVNDEDLQRHNLFLSCDSCDIFADYECRRFILTYKKTSRHIVLYRYCSWSNTSTPLSSLPLMPFFQTTSKIPLNPKSPILVQCSTGVEGTGFALLCDLCLRTASRDGTVDVLKTSHRLVKCDENLANNTNYYLLAHLVILEKCLKIDTSIKCDSFNTNMPMILSDRATHQFFKYVANTQWLDEKKYETKKKPVRKVHFIASYGPDCDDVSASWDMKTIDDFRCVGKFTLTKEPKPDSLFQFWNMIANKDISMIVSLNKMSALQTWPDKNYSQIVLSKYITLEYQNSKTFKCYDWITAKIIIGDTTKTIEIIAVNNWSWDGSRPEDVSDFVNFCNETNTILKKSNSVLVMSHNGIKDSGLYIAMLYNMKKMEVEGVCDVPTSVRMVRRHSPEFAVDEKQFTFLFEAARNYLREVRLYEVN, from the exons ATGGacataaaatttaccaatttattaatttatttcgttTCGGTGGTTCACCGCTTCTCCGTTTTGGAGTgtcgaaatgtttttttcttggTGCATAATTATGATCAAGCCAAAAGTGACTGCATAACTAATACTTCGTATGGTTTAAGCTGGATAGGAGAAGACGAAACAAGTGCACAGTCGC GTTCAGAAATCATCTCAAAATCAGAACAAAACGGTCGATGGGAGAGGAGCTTAATTGAAAgtgttaaaaacaaaaatgaaaggaCAGTGAATGCTCTAGTTTTAGACCATCGATGGGAAG CAATTCCGTTGGTGAATGTAGATGAAGATACATCCCAAAATTTTGTTCcagtaaatataaaaatagcCAACGATTTTATCCCATTTTCTGTTCGAACtgtaaaatatgcaaatattttcttttgcgACGGGGACAGTGTCCAACACGCAACTTGCTACAGTCTCAAAATAAACGCCAAGGACAAGGTTTTTGAAATCGACAAGTTTAAAAATGGCCactacaaaacaaaacaaaataccaCCCGCGAAATGAAATATATCGTGGAAAACGAGTGGTCCCATTTTGTCGTCAAAAACGAGAAAGGAAAGTTCGTTTTGATGCACGTTAACAAGGACAATTACGAACCAGTCTTGGACTATGAACAAATAACGAACATAACTAAGATATTTATTCCCAGGAGAAAAAATACAGCTCTTTGGAAATTTCACGAAATCAGACCGTTGATCTTCGCAGGAGAAGAATTCAAGGAGATGCGGTTTGGCCCAGCTCTAGATCCAACAGACGGTTTGATTTGCGTTTCGTTCTTTGTGGTGATGGATCCACAATGCGTCCTGACGCTAAAGATGAGTAAAGCAAACAACCAAAATGAAATACTAAAAGAACAAAAGTATAGAGGAAAAATTAACCAGTGGACTGGGGTGACATTTAGTGAGAGGTTGATAAAACAGGAGCCTGTAGCGTTTTGGTTGGACTATTCTGGCAGAAATAGTCAAAGCGCACACTTGGCCATTGACAACGTGACATTGTGTGGTCAAAATG ATTTCCGAATGATCTCCTCAACACGAGAAGCAAAATGCCAGCTTTTGACAGGTGACCAGAACGACGTGATCTCATTAGAAGATGCAGAAAACCAAGCGACTTCTGATTTCAACGTGGCAAAAGAAATCCAGAGCCTATACAAAGACTCGGTAGCTGTGCCACCTCCTGGCCCAAACATTTCTGAGGACACATCCGGAGATCATTCCGTGCCTTGCCACCTGATCTCTTCTCGCTCTTGCAGAAGAGCAAAAATTTGCGAAAAGTACGACAATCAAGTCTGGTGCAGCTGCTCTGTTGGTTCTTTGGGAAACGACTGTGTCTTAA tCCCCGAGAAAGTCCGAAACCTCAATTTCGTTGGAATTGCGCCTGGAACAGTTCGTTTGGAATGGAAAAGACCTCTTCATGTCTACGGAGACTTTTCGCACTACGTTGTGGAGTACCag TTCATATCTTACAGCAAATGCTCCCCCAACGGAGCAAGCTCTCCCCCAAAAACTCTCAACGTGACCGTACCTTTTGTGGAACTACCACACTTGATCACATTTGCGAAGTACTCCTTCTCGGTGTCTGCTGCAAACTCACAATTCCGAGGACTCTCCCAGACAGTGTTTGGAACAACACCAGAAACTCACG ATGTATTCGACGACGAAACTCCCGAGATCTTGGCAATAACCCCAAAGAACGTCTCAGCTCAGGTGGAACTGTCATCTGTCGAGTGTAGCAAATTTCGAGGTCCTCTCTGGATAAACGTGACAACGACGTGTCTGAACGAGTGGTGTCGAGACACCACTTCCCAAAATTTCCAGTACGAGTCCAACAGTACTTTGATTGTGCTGCCCCATCTCTTACCATTCTCGAATTACACTCTCAAGATCCAGTTTTGCCGCAGCAAAGTATCTTGCAGCAACATAGTGAAGAAGAGACAGTTTCAAACCAAGGCTGCAGCCCCTGGCTCGGTTTGGAGTCTGTTGGTTTATTCGAAAAACGACAGTACCATTTCATTCAGATGGAGACATCCTTATCCACCTAGAGGTGTCTTGGAGTACTACCGAATCGATTGTGGTCGCATTTCAAAGAGATTACAAGTCAACTCATCATGTGCATTATGGCCGGAGTACCAATGCTTTACCCTGTCCAATCTAGATAAAAACAAATCGTATAACATTTCG GTTCGtgccaaaaataaacaatcacATGATCTTGGCCCCCCTTTGTACACCAAAGCAACGACAAGAGTTG AACCCTCAGACGCCCCACTCGACGCTACAATTCACTGGACCCCAAAAGACTCTTTGGTTCTGACATGGCAACATCCGAACGTCGCCAATGGTGATATCAAGTTCTTCAGTATCAGCATAGTTGAAACGGAAAATGAAACGAATCGCTTTACCAAAATGTTGAATGCCACTGACAAGCGGTACTCTCTCAGATATCAATACGAG GCAAGAGTACATTTGCTACCGTCAACTCGCTATACGATAAGTATCTCTGCCAATAACGGTTGCGAAGGTAAGGAAGTAACTTTTGAGGAGACGAGTCCTCCCAGTACTCCAAAGTTTGAAACTGTACCAAGAATTAGCAGTGTTGGAGACAAAATTGTTTTGGAAACTGTGTCCATTAGGAATTCAACAGACCAAAGAGTGTCCCAACGAAGACTATATGTTATGGTACTGGACAAGAGTGAGAACGACTTCCAGTTTTCAGAATTACTGAATTCTAGCGCGTCCAGAGTAGTACTGGAGTGCAAATTGTCAAGTTTATTTGTTTCGAATTTAATCATCGGTGATTACAGGAATGTGGGTGACTGTGATGGCCATCTGAATGTGTCTCTACAGCTGGGAAGTTGCTACAATATCACAATCATATTGACCAACAGCTTTGCAAACAAGAGGAGGCAGAGTTCGTACTTTCAATTTGTTTGCCATTCGGAACAAGATGGTTCTCTTTCGATGGTACTAATTTACTGGCCATCGTCGATAGCACTAATATTTTTGCTTGT GGTGATTTTGTACATCGCATATAGAAGGAAAAGTGCCAGGAAACACTTGG aAAACCAAGAAATCGAGCTCAGTAATCTTCTGCGAGAA GGTCCAAATGCTTGGAAAGATGGCGAAAGAGGAGTGAAAATTTATTCCAAGCCAGTCAAAACAACAGACTTTCTGGATTATGTCAAGAGTTCGTGGAAAAATGGAGACCTCGTACGTCAGCATAAG gAAATCCTCAACGAGGGTAGCACCTACGAAACCATCACCGAAAATCTTTGGTTGGACTACATTGACACAGAGTTTATGGAC GGTCAGCAAGTGAGGAAGTCCCATCTGGCTGGCAAGGTCCCCGAACCACATCAATTTGCTCTATTTTGGAAACTCATCTGGAACGAAAACATCACCCACATCGTTCTTCTGGATAACTGTTACGACGGCGATGAG ACATCTGCTGGGAGCTACTGGCTCGTAAACGACGAAGACTTACAGCGCCACAACCTCTTCCTCAGCTGCGACTCGTGCGACATCTTCGCTGATTACGAGTGCCGAAGGTTCATTCTTACGTACAAGAAGACATCGCGACAT ATTGTTTTGTATCGATACTGTTCGTGGTCGAACACTTCTACTCCTCTTTCTTCGCTACCTTTGATGCCCTTTTTCCAAACGACGTCTAAAATTCCTTTGAATCCCAAATCACCCATCTTGGTCCAGTGCAG CACTGGTGTAGAAGGAACTGGTTTCGCCCTGTTGTGCGACCTTTGCTTAAGAACTGCCAGTCGAGATGGTACTGTCGATGTTCTTAAAACCAGTCACAGATTGGTCAAATGTGACGAAAATCTGGCCAACAACACCAACTACTACTTGTTGGCCCATTTGGTCATTCTGGAAAAGTGTCTAAAAATCGACACCAGCATCAAATGTGATTCATTTAACACAAATATGCCAATGATATTAAGTGATCGAGCAACACACCAGTTCTTCAAATATGTCGCCAACACGCAATGGCTGGATGAGAAGAAATACGAAACGAAGAAGAAACCTG TTCGTAAAGTACATTTTATCGCATCTTATGGTCCAGATTGCGACGATGTGTCCGCATCCTGGGACATGAAGACAATTGACGATTTCAGATGTGttggaaaatttacattaacCAAAGAACCAAAGCCCGACAGTCTGTTCCAGTTCTGGAACATGATTGCAAATAAAGACATTTCGATGATCGTCTCGCTGAATAAAATGTCTGCATTACAAACGTGGCCCGATAAGAATTATTCGCAAATTGTCCTTTCGAAATATATAACTCTCGAATACCAAAACTCCAAAACATTCAAATGTTACGACTGGATAACGGCGAAGATAATAATCGGTGACACAACT aaaacaattgaaataaTCGCCGTGAATAACTGGTCCTGGGACGGCAGTCGTCCTGAAGACGTTTCGGATTTCGTCAATTTTTGTAacgaaacaaacacaattttaaaaaagtcgAATTCAGTCTTGGTGATGAGCCA taATGGGATCAAGGATTCAGGATTGTACATCGCCATGCTgtataatatgaaaaaaatggaagTCGAAGGAGTATGTGATGTTCCCACTTCTGTGAGAATGGTTCGAAGGCACAGTCCGGAATTTGCAGTAGATGAA aAACAATTTACTTTCTTGTTCGAAGCGGCAAGGAATTATTTAAGGGAAGTTCGATTGTACGAAGTGAATTAA